A window from Pseudomonas kribbensis encodes these proteins:
- a CDS encoding CHAP domain-containing protein, protein MKSEIKLVFKDFLMQPPKGVKFQLLIDGLVIDDNIVQNDDKPRIYSLVSDKTQTAITRSDAQKLPSIKSRDSYEVTVQIVGNSGAKKAMHTATLNSGKSLSIVAVSPWVKVPLSTSGKVSNDTFYEVEYGVKRRDETRTVKVVIQDMPRRILMEALSHRGSTEWAGNKVKHSLPHPTLKKSVEFRAESNKCNVFVYDVLTAIGVNVAMIEHGSSKYIPGYSKVSPPTAGEWADENRLLNSWSAEKSPLPGDVGAYAVNYSDASGHVGFVLTQGVCISASWDKIEVNDVGFRIASGNAARSDHDFTIFRRYKYSKPQ, encoded by the coding sequence ATGAAGTCGGAAATCAAACTCGTCTTTAAAGACTTTCTGATGCAGCCACCAAAAGGCGTGAAGTTTCAGTTGCTGATCGACGGACTTGTCATTGATGACAACATCGTTCAAAACGATGACAAACCCCGCATCTACTCGCTCGTTTCGGACAAGACTCAAACCGCTATTACTCGCTCGGACGCCCAGAAACTACCTTCGATAAAGAGCCGTGACAGCTACGAAGTCACTGTTCAAATTGTTGGTAACTCCGGCGCAAAAAAGGCAATGCATACAGCCACGCTGAATTCAGGTAAATCGCTGTCGATAGTTGCAGTATCACCTTGGGTAAAAGTGCCCCTATCAACCAGCGGCAAAGTCTCTAACGACACATTCTACGAGGTCGAGTATGGCGTCAAACGGAGGGATGAAACCCGCACCGTAAAGGTGGTCATCCAAGACATGCCGCGCCGCATACTGATGGAGGCACTATCACACCGAGGTTCGACTGAATGGGCCGGCAACAAAGTCAAACATTCTTTACCGCATCCAACGCTTAAGAAAAGCGTGGAGTTCAGGGCGGAATCAAACAAGTGCAATGTGTTCGTCTATGACGTATTGACTGCCATCGGTGTCAACGTGGCAATGATCGAACATGGCTCTTCGAAATACATCCCGGGCTATTCCAAAGTGAGCCCGCCAACCGCTGGGGAATGGGCAGATGAGAACCGGCTGCTCAATAGTTGGAGCGCAGAAAAATCACCCCTGCCCGGAGACGTTGGTGCGTATGCTGTCAATTACTCTGATGCCAGCGGTCACGTCGGATTTGTTCTGACTCAGGGTGTCTGCATTTCAGCAAGCTGGGACAAAATCGAAGTCAACGACGTAGGCTTTCGAATCGCATCGGGTAATGCTGCTCGCAGTGACCACGACTTCACCATCTTCCGACGTTACAAGTACAGCAAACCACAATGA
- a CDS encoding OmpW/AlkL family protein, translating into MNKSLLSASLFALALAAPLAHAHEAGDIIVRAGAITVNPKADSSSVKVDQGPLSGTNLGGKATMSSDTQLGLNFAYMLTNNIGIELLAASPFEHDVKIKGTALPAANGKLGTLKHLPPTLSVVYYPLDSKSAFQPYIGGGINYTWIYDEHVGSEAQSNGFSNFKAKNSWGLAWQVGADYMLTDNIMLNAQVRYIDIDTRATVENNAVAPGTRAKVNVDVDPFVYMVGLGYKF; encoded by the coding sequence ATGAACAAGTCCTTGCTCAGCGCTTCGCTGTTTGCCCTCGCGCTCGCAGCCCCGCTCGCCCACGCCCACGAAGCCGGCGACATCATCGTTCGTGCCGGTGCGATCACCGTCAACCCGAAGGCCGACAGCTCCAGCGTCAAGGTCGATCAGGGTCCGCTGAGCGGCACCAACCTGGGCGGCAAGGCGACCATGAGCAGCGACACCCAACTGGGTCTGAACTTCGCCTACATGCTGACCAACAACATCGGTATCGAGCTGTTGGCCGCATCGCCGTTCGAGCATGACGTGAAGATCAAGGGCACTGCCCTGCCGGCCGCCAACGGCAAGCTCGGCACCCTGAAACACCTGCCGCCGACCCTGAGCGTCGTCTACTACCCGCTGGATTCGAAGTCGGCATTCCAGCCGTACATCGGCGGCGGCATCAACTACACCTGGATCTACGACGAGCACGTCGGCAGCGAAGCCCAGTCCAACGGCTTCAGCAACTTCAAGGCGAAAAACTCCTGGGGCCTGGCCTGGCAGGTCGGCGCCGACTACATGCTGACCGACAACATCATGCTCAACGCCCAGGTGCGCTACATCGACATCGACACCCGCGCCACCGTCGAGAACAACGCCGTGGCTCCGGGCACCCGCGCGAAAGTGAATGTCGACGTCGATCCATTTGTGTACATGGTCGGTCTGGGCTACAAGTTCTAA
- a CDS encoding ABC transporter ATP-binding protein, translated as MTQALIELSDLGFNWPGHPPLLDIPAFRLEPGETLFLKGPSGSGKTTLLGLLGGVQKPGRGSIRLLGQELTELGAGARDRFRVDHTGYIFQQFNLLPFLSVRENVELPCHFSKLRADRAKQRHGSVDQAAATLLAHLGLKDEGILGRRADSLSIGQQQRVAAARALIGQPELVIADEPTSALDYDARENFIRLLFAECREAGSSLLFVSHDQSLAPLFDRHLSLAELNRAATSAEV; from the coding sequence ATGACCCAAGCACTCATCGAACTGTCCGACCTCGGCTTCAACTGGCCCGGTCACCCGCCGCTGCTGGATATCCCGGCGTTTCGTCTGGAACCGGGTGAAACCCTGTTCCTCAAGGGCCCCAGCGGCAGCGGCAAGACCACCCTGCTCGGCCTGCTCGGCGGGGTGCAGAAGCCCGGGCGCGGCAGCATTCGCCTGCTCGGCCAGGAACTGACCGAACTGGGTGCCGGCGCTCGCGACCGCTTTCGCGTCGATCACACCGGCTACATCTTTCAGCAGTTCAACCTGCTGCCGTTTCTCTCGGTGCGCGAGAACGTCGAGCTGCCCTGCCACTTTTCGAAACTGCGGGCAGACCGTGCGAAGCAACGTCATGGCAGTGTCGATCAGGCCGCCGCCACCCTGCTCGCCCACCTGGGTTTGAAGGACGAAGGCATTCTTGGCCGTCGCGCCGATTCGCTGTCGATCGGTCAGCAGCAACGGGTCGCCGCTGCACGCGCATTGATCGGTCAGCCGGAACTGGTGATCGCCGACGAGCCGACCTCGGCGCTGGATTACGACGCCCGGGAAAACTTCATTCGCCTGTTGTTCGCTGAGTGCCGTGAGGCCGGTTCGAGCCTGTTGTTCGTCAGCCACGACCAGAGTCTGGCGCCGCTGTTCGACCGTCACCTGTCCCTGGCCGAACTCAATCGCGCCGCCACGTCTGCCGAGGTCTGA
- a CDS encoding DUF2796 domain-containing protein produces MRRLLLALPFALLPLAIAQAADEHDHDHEHGSLGAHEHGVGRLNAALDGQTLELELESPAMNLVGFEHAATSDADMAKVAAARAQLEKPLALFSLPAAAGCKVASQKLESPLFGDKPDADDHDDDDHDEDAKGGEAHHHDHSEIHAHYQFTCAAPGALTTLDLANIFNTFPATQKIQVQLISPNGQQGTEVTAKSAALKF; encoded by the coding sequence ATGCGTCGTCTGCTGCTCGCTTTGCCGTTTGCCCTGTTGCCGCTGGCCATCGCCCAGGCCGCCGATGAGCACGACCATGATCACGAACATGGCAGCCTCGGCGCCCACGAGCATGGCGTAGGTCGCCTGAACGCGGCGCTCGATGGCCAGACCCTGGAGCTGGAGCTGGAAAGCCCGGCGATGAACCTCGTGGGCTTCGAACACGCCGCCACCAGTGATGCCGACATGGCCAAGGTCGCTGCGGCCCGTGCGCAGCTGGAAAAACCATTGGCGCTGTTCAGCCTGCCGGCCGCTGCCGGTTGCAAAGTCGCCAGTCAGAAACTGGAAAGCCCGCTGTTCGGTGACAAGCCGGATGCCGACGATCACGACGACGATGACCACGACGAAGACGCCAAGGGCGGTGAAGCGCATCACCACGACCACAGCGAAATCCACGCTCACTACCAGTTCACCTGCGCAGCTCCGGGCGCCTTGACTACCCTGGATCTGGCGAACATTTTCAATACCTTCCCGGCGACCCAGAAAATTCAGGTACAACTGATCAGCCCGAACGGCCAGCAAGGCACGGAAGTGACGGCCAAATCCGCCGCCCTGAAATTCTGA
- a CDS encoding NAD-dependent epimerase/dehydratase family protein, whose product MAEGPVLITGGAGFIGSHLTDALLANGHSVRILDDLSTGKRSNLPLDNPKVELIVGDVADAALVARAMQGCSAVAHLAAVASVQASVDDPVKTHQSNFIGTLNVCEAMREAGVKRVLFASSAAVYGNNGEGESINEDTPKAPLTPYASDKLAGEHYFDFYRRQHGLEPAIFRFFNIFGPRQDPSSPYSGVISIFSERAQKGLPITVFGDGEQTRDFMYVEDLVDVLVQALEKPEVQVGAVNVGWNQATNLKQMLAALEAVVGELPPVSYGPARSGDIRHSRANNGRLLERFKCPTPTPMSVGLARLLGR is encoded by the coding sequence ATGGCTGAAGGCCCTGTTTTAATCACTGGCGGCGCCGGTTTCATCGGTTCGCACCTGACGGACGCGTTGCTCGCCAACGGCCATTCGGTACGGATCCTCGATGACCTGTCGACCGGCAAACGCAGCAACCTGCCGCTGGACAATCCCAAGGTCGAGCTGATCGTCGGCGATGTCGCCGATGCCGCTTTGGTTGCCCGGGCGATGCAAGGTTGCAGCGCCGTCGCGCACCTGGCCGCCGTGGCCTCGGTGCAGGCTTCGGTGGATGATCCGGTGAAGACTCACCAGAGCAATTTCATCGGTACGCTCAACGTCTGCGAAGCGATGCGCGAGGCCGGCGTGAAACGTGTGCTGTTCGCTTCCAGCGCAGCGGTCTACGGCAACAATGGCGAGGGCGAGTCGATCAACGAAGACACGCCGAAAGCGCCGCTGACACCGTATGCCTCGGACAAACTGGCGGGCGAACACTACTTCGATTTCTATCGTCGCCAGCACGGTCTGGAACCGGCGATCTTCCGTTTCTTCAACATCTTCGGCCCGCGTCAGGATCCGTCCTCGCCGTACTCCGGCGTGATCAGCATCTTCAGCGAACGCGCGCAGAAAGGCCTGCCGATCACCGTGTTCGGCGATGGCGAGCAGACCCGGGATTTCATGTACGTTGAAGACCTGGTCGACGTGCTGGTGCAGGCCCTGGAAAAACCTGAAGTGCAAGTCGGTGCGGTGAATGTCGGCTGGAATCAGGCGACCAATCTCAAGCAGATGCTGGCTGCGCTGGAAGCGGTGGTCGGTGAGCTGCCGCCGGTCAGTTACGGCCCGGCGCGCTCCGGCGACATCCGCCATTCGCGGGCGAACAACGGGCGGTTGCTCGAGCGCTTCAAATGCCCGACACCGACGCCCATGAGCGTCGGCCTGGCCCGCCTGCTCGGTCGCTGA
- a CDS encoding DUF3299 domain-containing protein: MPRAVLALLMLVALPVWAAAPKDLTWSEMIPPDAAPEVPNMTPLHDLSKMSDALSAESAPAAKQDMPNAPVVQSLDGQNIRLPGYIVPLEVSEEGRTTDFLLVPYFGACIHVPPPPSNQIVHVKSEVGVKLDELYQPYWVEGPLQVKPSTSELADAGYQMDADKIYVYELPE, encoded by the coding sequence ATGCCCCGCGCTGTCCTTGCGCTGCTGATGCTGGTCGCCCTGCCCGTGTGGGCAGCGGCACCGAAAGACCTGACCTGGTCGGAGATGATCCCGCCGGACGCGGCGCCCGAAGTGCCGAACATGACGCCGTTGCATGACCTGTCGAAGATGAGCGATGCGCTGTCCGCCGAGTCGGCACCAGCCGCCAAGCAGGACATGCCCAACGCGCCGGTGGTGCAAAGCCTCGACGGCCAGAACATTCGCCTGCCGGGCTACATCGTGCCGCTGGAAGTCAGCGAGGAAGGCCGCACCACGGACTTCCTGCTGGTGCCGTATTTCGGCGCCTGCATCCACGTGCCGCCACCGCCGTCGAACCAGATCGTGCATGTGAAAAGCGAAGTCGGCGTGAAACTCGACGAGCTGTATCAGCCGTACTGGGTCGAAGGGCCGTTGCAGGTCAAACCGTCTACCAGCGAGCTGGCGGATGCCGGCTATCAGATGGATGCGGACAAGATTTACGTCTATGAGCTGCCGGAGTAA
- a CDS encoding sugar nucleotide-binding protein: MRMRLMLLGGGNALGQALIRLGAEEDIGFLAPRPPEDGWDAASLTQLLDDTRPDALINLAYYFDWFQAETVSESRLSGQERAIERLAELCQHHNIVLVQPSSYRVFDGSRATAYSEKDEPVPLGLRGQALWRIEQSVRATCPQHVLLRFGWLLDDSPEGILGRFLARAEKPDELLLADDRRGNPTPVDDAARVIISVLKQLDCAAPLWGTYHYAGHEATTPLALGQAILTEARSLHPLAIEEPTAQAHAAREDAAEEPQHAVLACKKILHTFGIKPRAWRAALPGLLDRFYRHG, translated from the coding sequence ATGCGAATGCGCCTTATGTTACTGGGCGGCGGAAATGCCCTTGGGCAGGCGCTGATTCGCCTCGGTGCGGAGGAAGACATCGGTTTCCTCGCCCCCCGCCCGCCCGAAGACGGCTGGGATGCCGCGAGCCTGACACAACTGCTCGACGACACCCGTCCCGATGCATTGATCAACCTTGCCTACTATTTCGACTGGTTCCAGGCCGAGACCGTCAGCGAAAGCCGTCTGTCGGGGCAGGAACGCGCCATTGAGCGTCTGGCCGAACTGTGCCAGCACCACAACATCGTGCTGGTGCAGCCGTCCAGCTACCGGGTATTCGACGGTTCCCGCGCCACCGCCTACAGCGAAAAGGACGAGCCGGTGCCGTTGGGCCTGCGCGGTCAGGCGCTGTGGCGGATCGAGCAGAGCGTACGCGCCACTTGTCCGCAGCATGTGTTGCTGCGCTTCGGCTGGCTGCTGGACGACAGCCCGGAGGGCATCCTCGGACGCTTCCTCGCTCGCGCGGAAAAGCCGGACGAATTGCTGCTGGCCGACGACCGTCGCGGCAATCCGACTCCGGTCGACGATGCGGCCCGGGTGATCATTTCGGTCCTCAAGCAACTCGATTGCGCCGCGCCGCTGTGGGGCACTTACCATTACGCCGGCCACGAGGCGACCACACCGCTGGCGCTGGGGCAGGCGATTCTCACCGAGGCCCGCAGCCTGCATCCGCTGGCGATCGAAGAACCGACCGCCCAGGCCCACGCCGCGCGTGAGGATGCCGCCGAAGAACCGCAACACGCGGTGCTGGCCTGCAAGAAAATTCTGCACACTTTCGGGATCAAGCCGCGCGCCTGGCGTGCCGCGCTCCCGGGCTTACTGGATAGGTTTTATCGTCATGGCTGA
- a CDS encoding ABC transporter permease codes for MYLFRLAMASLANRRFTALLTAFAIALSVCLLLAVERVRTEAKASFASTISGTDLIVGARSGSVNLLLYSVFRIGNATNNIRWDSFEHFASNPKVKWAIPMSLGDSHRGYRVMGTTEAYFEHYQYGRQQHLELADGRAFATDPFEVVLGAEVAEALHYKLGDKLVLAHGVAAISLVKHDDKPFTVVGILKRTGTPVDRTLHISLGGMEAIHIDWHNGVPARGNGRISADQARNMDLTPQAITAFMLGLNSKISTFALQREINEFRGEPMLAILPGVALQELWSLMSTAEKALFVVSLFVVLTGLIGMLTAILTSLNERRREMAILRSVGARPWHIASLLVLEAFALALTGVIAGLALLYIGIAAAQGYVQANYGLYLPLAWPSEYEWTLLGGILAAALLMGSVPAWRAYRQSLADGLSIRL; via the coding sequence ATGTATCTGTTCCGTCTGGCCATGGCCAGCCTCGCCAACCGCCGCTTCACCGCTCTGCTTACCGCTTTCGCCATCGCCCTCTCCGTCTGCCTGCTGCTGGCGGTGGAGCGGGTGCGCACCGAAGCCAAGGCCAGTTTCGCCAGCACCATCAGCGGCACCGACCTGATCGTCGGCGCCCGTTCCGGTTCGGTGAACCTGCTGCTGTATTCGGTGTTCCGCATCGGCAACGCCACCAACAACATTCGTTGGGACAGCTTCGAACACTTCGCCAGCAATCCGAAAGTGAAGTGGGCGATCCCGATGTCCCTCGGCGACTCCCATCGCGGCTACCGGGTGATGGGCACCACCGAAGCCTATTTCGAGCATTACCAGTACGGTCGCCAGCAGCATCTGGAACTGGCCGACGGCCGTGCCTTCGCTACCGATCCGTTTGAAGTGGTGCTCGGGGCCGAAGTGGCCGAGGCGCTGCATTACAAACTCGGCGACAAACTGGTACTGGCCCACGGCGTGGCGGCGATCAGTCTGGTCAAGCACGACGACAAACCGTTCACCGTGGTCGGCATTCTCAAGCGCACCGGCACACCGGTGGACCGCACGTTGCACATCAGCCTCGGCGGCATGGAGGCGATCCACATTGACTGGCACAACGGTGTGCCGGCCCGTGGCAACGGGCGGATCAGTGCCGATCAGGCGCGCAACATGGACCTGACGCCGCAGGCGATCACCGCGTTCATGCTCGGCCTCAACAGCAAGATTTCCACCTTCGCGCTGCAACGGGAAATCAACGAATTCCGTGGCGAGCCGATGCTGGCGATCCTGCCGGGCGTGGCCTTGCAGGAACTGTGGAGCCTGATGAGCACCGCCGAAAAAGCGTTGTTCGTGGTCTCGCTGTTCGTGGTGCTGACCGGGTTGATCGGCATGCTCACGGCGATTCTCACCAGCCTCAACGAGCGTCGTCGCGAGATGGCGATTCTGCGCTCGGTGGGCGCACGGCCGTGGCACATCGCGAGCCTGCTGGTGCTGGAAGCCTTCGCCCTGGCGCTGACCGGGGTGATCGCCGGGCTGGCGCTGCTGTACATCGGCATCGCTGCGGCACAGGGTTATGTGCAGGCCAATTACGGGTTGTATCTGCCGCTGGCATGGCCAAGCGAGTATGAATGGACGCTGCTCGGTGGCATTCTGGCTGCCGCGCTGCTGATGGGCAGCGTGCCGGCCTGGCGCGCGTATCGCCAATCATTGGCCGATGGCCTGTCGATCCGTTTATGA
- a CDS encoding PAAR domain-containing protein, with the protein MLALSATFLLFFMGRNPMSSGRKLASKGGPTSTGGVILEGNENLRIEGKIIASIGQLASCPACSAGQGPIVAVGERTLILPAGPAALEGDYIACGCPPMANKLLTQQHSGFAGIGRPAPIDMGPSITAPTSRRYLQVIIERLDDSQKPGLAYRLKDKKKTAVLQDITCNATGEGCEHPVESHSDYDTLLVGEESEWTFYAYEEPLNQDLP; encoded by the coding sequence ATGCTTGCCTTATCGGCTACATTTCTTCTTTTTTTCATGGGAAGGAACCCCATGTCTTCAGGAAGAAAACTGGCGTCGAAGGGAGGCCCCACCTCTACAGGTGGTGTGATTCTCGAAGGAAACGAAAACCTGCGTATCGAAGGCAAAATCATCGCCTCGATCGGGCAACTTGCCAGTTGCCCGGCATGCAGCGCTGGCCAAGGACCGATTGTCGCCGTTGGCGAAAGAACTCTGATCCTGCCCGCCGGCCCGGCTGCACTGGAGGGTGACTATATCGCCTGCGGCTGCCCGCCCATGGCCAACAAACTGCTCACTCAGCAACACAGCGGCTTCGCCGGCATTGGCCGTCCAGCTCCCATCGATATGGGCCCTTCGATTACCGCCCCGACTTCACGTCGCTATCTGCAAGTCATCATCGAACGCCTGGACGACTCCCAGAAACCAGGACTTGCCTACAGACTCAAAGACAAGAAAAAAACAGCCGTCCTGCAAGACATCACCTGTAATGCAACAGGCGAAGGCTGCGAACACCCTGTGGAAAGCCATTCGGATTACGACACTCTGTTGGTCGGTGAAGAGTCCGAGTGGACGTTTTACGCTTATGAAGAACCCCTGAATCAGGACTTGCCATGA